In the genome of Phragmites australis chromosome 9, lpPhrAust1.1, whole genome shotgun sequence, the window TTAACATAGACAGGACCAGATCACACTCATCAGTGACGTGGCTGATACAGACCCTAGATGGATTACTAGGCTAAAGCTGAACTGACTAGACTGGTGCTGAATTGATACTGAGCGGCTGAAGCATCTTGTATTACATGGGTGGACTCGTGCTGCAGCACCCAGCACGgtcctggatccgcccctggacACTCACAACGTGTATGGCTGGAATATTGACCAATCAGCGACGGATGGTTCGCAAAAACAAACTACAGccggaaaaaaaagaaaataaaataaaattgaagatTCATCTGTGCAAATATTTTGCTAGCTGAGGACCTGCGAGCGAAAGCGACTGGCATGCAACCCGTATCGcgggaagtaaattttataatagCCTGCGTAGAAAGATTATAAtctatttatattatttatctTGTGATATAATAGTTTGACTGAAAAGAGGAGACTGTAGATGCATGTTATCACGTTGAAGAGATTTTTCATATAACCGGATTCCCAACATGGTTAAAAAACCGAAGGTAACCACTTAAAAACCGTGGTAACCGACCTTCTTGGTCCGGTCTGGTtttagaaaccgaacggtaatcgaatttgaattcaaaaagctcgaaaaaataaaaattcaaaaaaatcttaaaaaaaactagacaaaattctaagactttctatgaatttttttttcaaaaatagtatcgtttgcatcatattctatagggaggaagttagaaaaaaatgaaaaaaattgaagcgtgcggctcagttattaactcatgttaagaaaaagtttaacatgcaaacacatatttttattgtgtagaacatattttaagagaatctttaaaattgatttcaatttatttagagttttattaatttctctatgatttttacaaagttcacaagcataaagtgaatacgttaagaaacagcactgtaattaactttttcatgtgtactattatttttcctacgtatatcatagtataaataagctaatgaaagtggtttcactaatttttgaggtgtgataggtcagttatgaattaatttagtcgtaatatatttacacaatcatgcatgttacaataactaattcatgagttcatgtatttttaaaagacataggatcatgtaagaagactaacataattagtttaatgatttttggattagcaaagagtaaactatgcatttaacttggtttaaccaATACAATTTCttacagaaaattttgaactttttatgagtataaatacttttatcatgtagatcatgttacgaggaaactaacaaaatttgtttcatttgatttgaagctcaaatgaattagttattgattttacaatattgagataatttttaggtttttttttaacttcactgaaaatcaagaaaaccgcttgataaatcgagaaaatcgagcagttaccgagaaaaccgagcggttactgataatacagaaaattcaaaaaaaccgctcgataaatcgcaaaaaccgctcggtaactggtccggttaccgaacggctaaaatcgtatttttttaaattttaaattttatcaaataattttttttaattttttttttaaatattttatggGTAATCACGGTTATcgcgaattttcggttaccCGCGGAGCTCCGGTCGGTGACCTTAATTCCCAAACGCCAAATCCCACGCACCGCTCGCTGCCTTTCGTCGAATCCACTTCTCTTCTCCGCCGCGTCACCACCTCCGCCCCTCGCTCTCCGGCGGCCGCCACCGAAGCAGCAGCCATGGATGAGGAGTACGACGTGATCGTGCTGGGCACGGGGCTCAAGGAGTGCATCCTCAGCGGCCTCCTCTCCGTCGACGGCCTCAAGGTGACCTGCCCCCTCGCTCGCTCCCCTCCGCCACTGCGCGTCCGATCCGCAGCCTCCGTGCTCGGATTCCGAGTCCGCGTGCCGAATCGGTGAACTCGGGTTTCCTCGCTCGGGGTGGACTGGGTCGCTTGAGCTCGCCAGCTCTTAGATCGGGCGTCGCCTCCCCTTTGATCTGGACTTGGCGCGCTGCGCTTACACGAACGCTTTACTTTGCTGTTGACGTGTTGTGTTCGTCGACCTCTGTACTGTGTCTAGAGACTCAGCACCTGAGCCTTGGTGGATCCATGCCGACCGGCTATTGGTCCCCAAGTCAGTGAACTTTGTGATCATTTCCAGGTGTAATTCTCCAGAGATCGGGGCTGAGAAGCCTTGCTGGATCAGGAGGTGTGGAGTAGTTGTAGTGTTCGCTGACGTTTGGGTGGAAGAACACGTAATGAAGTAAGGATcaagaagagagggagaagcgTTGTCATTTTTTTCCCAAACCCAAACTAAGGGTACTTGTGTTGTGTTGCTTTCCCAAGCTTGCAACTTCTTAGTAACCTGATTTTCCAAGTTAGTTTAATAAATGGGTTTTCATATTTGTCACGGACACGGCAGATAGCAATGTGTTGCCCATGAGATAACGGCAGTGATGATGTagagttagggttaggttttcAGGGTTCCCCAAGGCTCCCAGACCTTAGGCCTCAGCTTCCGGGAGCAGGATGGACTGGTGGTGGGTGGTGGTGGCTTTGGGGCAGCAAGGGTGCTGCCAGCCGTGGGTTTTCTGGTGGGTGAAATGTGGGCGGCAGATGGGGCTGGTTCAGCTGTTGAGGAGCCCAACTGGTAAGCAGTGGGCGAAAAGGTGTCAGCGGCGACATATATGTGCTGCCTTATGCGCGGCAGCGGATAGCCTTTCATCCGTGATGGTGGCAGTGGGGGTGGTGGCACATAGAGCAGCTGTGGCAAGTTGGGGGTGGGGGCATGGTGAGTGGGGTGTGGGTCGGATCGGGAATAGGGCCTGCGGCGGTGCGCTGGAGATGATTGGTGGGGTGGCTATGTGTTACACTGTGCAACACATAGATTCTCCCCAAATAATACATCTACTATGGCTCCAAACTAGGATGCGTGCAATTGAAATGTGCCTTTCAGGAAAGGATATCTTTTCATGAACAGTGAACAACATCTCTTAATCCTAGGGTTCATATCTTGTATGTGATCTCATGGCTACAATTATAAAGATGGCGTGGGATAACGAGGATGCTGCATTAGGAGCCAATTTTGGAACAAAAAAGGAATGATAACCAACTGTTGCCACAATCCCTCACAAACCAAAATCTCTCTTCTCTGTATATTATACACACATAGTCGCATATATGAGTTGATTTATTCTGAACCAGCTGATATTGAATTGCTGTCAAGCCTTGTGCCTTTTTTTATCACCCTACTTAAAGTTGCGGCATTTGAAGTATAAATGTAATGGTGTTGTAAATTTACTTTGCGGATACCATTAAGGATGTGCTTGTGATGACATTGCAGGTGTTGCATATGGATAGAAATGACTACTATGGAGGAGATTCCACCTCACTCAATCTTAACCAGGTAAGAAACTCCAATTATTTGCTGGGGGTTCCAGATTTATGGATCCGTTTTTTGTCAAGCAAAGCTTTTGTCCTTACACAGTACATGCTCCTTTAATTGATTATTTAATTTTCTGTGCTGACCATGCTTTTCACTTCACTTTTTGGGACAGCTCTGGAAGAAGTTTAGAGGGGAAGACAAGCCCCCAGCACATCTTGGTGCAAGCAGAGATTACAATGTGGACATGGTTCCAAAGGTGCAACAGCCTTTAACTATTCAAATATGCCTTTCTACCACTTTTATTAGCGCATCTAATGTATGCGGATATGTTTGCAAGATGACATCAATATAACTCTGACACGATAATGATGCACTGTTTTAtcttgacatgaaacatttgtAGTTTTTTTGTGTGATCAGTGTGGTGATTCACTAATTCAGGTTGTCAGGCATTTAGAAAAATTATGAACATTTCATCTATAAttacatttaaaaaaaagaagactgCAAAGTATTCCTATCCAGATTTAAGTCGATTATTACTAGTTTTTTGTTGATATTATTTACTACTATGTACCATAATGAAGTTTGTGGACTTGATTGCCAAAAAAATGTTTCTGTTACCAGTTTATGATGGCAAATGGGACATTGGTTCGAACCCTCATCCACACTGATGTGACGAAGTACTTATCATTCAAAGCTGTTGATGGGAGCTATGTTTTCAGTAAAGGGAAGGTAGTATCTTCAGTCTATGTTCTCCCTTTGTTTTTCATCAACATCACATTTCCTGAACTTTTCTGTAGGTGTTCCAGTTGTTCTTACTTCTTAGATATCCTGTATTCTGATCCTATGGTAGTAGTGTAACAtatcttttctcttttattaTGTTCAATCAGATTTACAAGGTCCCTGCCACCGATATGGAGGCTCTGAAGTCCCCTTTGATGGGCCTCTTTGAGAAGCGCAGAGCAAGGAACTTCTTCATTTATGTCCAAGATTACAATGAAGCTGATCCAAAAACGCATCAAGGGTTGGACCTTACTAGGGTGACAGCTAGAGAACTTATAGCGTGAGTGCCTCTGCACTTGTTGCATTATATTGATTCCTCTGTCAGCTATAACACCCCAACCCAATTTGGCCTAGCAAGTCCTAGGGTCTGTTTTGTGGTTGTTGTGATGTGCTACACTGCTGTTGTGGGTCGGCGACCCATAGGCCCATTGGGCCGGCCAACGTGGAGGCAGCAGCTGCAAGGGCTAGGGCTGTTGCCTCCCTGCCGCCGCTACCAGGGAGGGCGTGCTCAGCCTAGGGCCGTAGCCGCACCTTCCCTCCTCTATAAGCCGGAGTCGCTGGCAAGTTATCAATAAATAAGGAAATTTAGAGATAAAGTTATTAGGTTGTTTTTAATAGATTAAGGAGGTTTAAGTTGTAATAGGAAAGTGATGGAGCATATCTATAAGCTTCCATCTTTAGGTTTCTTAGGTGTCTAAGTCGTGTGAGCCTCTCTTTAAAAAGAGAGGAGCTGTACCCCTATGGGATTAAGTCAGAAAAGAGGTTTTCCTCTCGCGCGTGCGCCTTGCCTTGCCCTCCTCTCCCTGTGTGTTGCCGCTATTAACTTTGTATAGAACACACAaatgatgtatatatacattgAGGCCCAATgggcactatatatatatgtggatgaGGGGAACTATAGGACTAGGAGATGACTCTAATTCCCTTGACTATTATATCCTTAACATTTTAACAACCCCTCTCAAATGCAACGTGAATGCAATAACATTGCATTTGAAGAGTTGACACTAAGCATTAGACTTAAAAAAATTGATACATCTGAAGTCCGATATCAAAGATGTTGTCGAAGTGTGCAACTCTTGAACAATGTCGATGTACAAAATGAACTCTTTCACAAGAGGGTAGTGCCTTCACGACCTGTACTTCAACAAATACTTTCAAATATGAATCTTGCTTTGGAGACTTTGATCACAATGAGAATAATGAGATGTGTCAAATCAAGCCAAAAGGAGAATAGAGAAATCACTGCTGCAAGGTAGCAAACAGTGAGACAATATCGTGATGATGACAAAGGGGGCCATTGGTCATGATGTGTAGCAAGACGGCTACGAAAGGACCAAGAAGGCAAGGTCGCATTCACGATGACGATGATGGGGTGAGCCAAATCGATGGGACTCAGCCAAACACAAATGAAAAGAGGCAATTGGCTGAGTGACATAATTTGTGGAACGACACAGCTTTGACGAACTAGAAGAGTATTTGCGTGGACTTGAATGGATGGACGCGGCAGAAAACATGGAATTTGAACTAGAGAATGGAAATAGGACTCAGTGTACTATAGCAACAAGTAGACTCAAAAGATAACTAGGGCAAGGGCAAGAATATCCTTACTTGCTGACATACTCAGGACAAACATCAATATGAGGAGATGCAACAGTGATGAGTAAATGAATCTCCCACCACTCAGAACAAACAAAACACACTTGCTGGGATCGCGAGGAGGATATCTTTCATGGTTGTCAATGGAGAACCACAGTTGGTTGCGTCCGTAGGCCAAGTCGTCGTCCCCGCCAGGGGCACCAAATCTGGGCGAGGACGAGGCGGGACCTAGATGGATCCCAGCCGCCCGCGAACAGGACCACCGCAACGGTGGCCTGACAGAGGCAACAATGGACATGGGCGGATCCCGTGACAAGCGATGCGATTAGAGTGTCATGACGGACCTGATAGGCGACGGAAGACGGGGAAGAAGGGCGGCCGCAACGGGCGGAGTGGCAACAGATCCGACACGATGGCGTCGAATGGGTAGCGCGAACGGCAGGCGACGATGGGCGAGATGAGGGTGGATCTCGGTGGCGGGAGAATCGGTGATAGCGGCACTGTGTTGACGGCAGGATCAGAAGGCTGCAACTCATGATGGATGAACGGTGACGGACGGGCGGTGCAGAGGGCTGCGACGGGATTCGTGGCGGCTTCATCTCGGCGGCGGCCGGATCTAACAATTACGCCCAAAATTACATCTAACAATTACGCCCAAAATTAGAAATAAATAAGCACTTTTCAAAAGCCATCACAATGCCAAATAGAGGCATAGAGCCCTAGTAGTGTCGAGAACTTGGGATCAGCCTCATGCGGCTAATTATGATAGTGTCAGAGTAGCATAATGCTAAACCTGGATTTCCTTTTAGGCAAATGGAGGACACAAGCATATGGTGTGAGTTAAGACCTAGAGTATTAGGGTGTCACACCAATACGATTTTTACTGTGGTTTTTCAAATTCATTGTAGACAAATGCTTACCTTATTCTTGCATCTTGCCTAATATGGATAAATTGACATTTGTAGTCAGCAACAAGATTTTTCCCCTTGTGGCACACTCGCCTAATATTCATTgtgaaaataattaaagaaGAGTGCTGCCTTGCAGATCATGGATTACATAACCTTCCATATGTTATGACAATATATTTCTTGTGCCTGTCACTGTTACCTCCACAAAAATAATTCCTTGTTTCCATTTGTGTTTCTTCAGAAAATATGGTTTGAGCGATGATACAGTGGATTTCATTGGACATGCGCTTGCTCTTCATAGAGATGATCGTTATCTTGATGAACCGGCACTTGATACCATAAAAAGGATGAAAGTAAGTCTTGGCCAAAGCTGGTTCCTTGTTGCTACAAATAAACTTGTCATAAGTCTGTTGTTTGAATATGCTTGCTTTATGTAGTTCAATTAAATTTACCTGTTATGTGCTTTTAGCTATATGCAGAGTCTCTTGCACGCTTTCAAGGAGGCTCACCGTATATTTATCCACTATATGGGCTGGGTGAGCTACCACAGGTCAGTCAATTTTCAACCTGTTAATTCAGTACTTATTGCATGGGCATATTCATATTCTTTGCTCAGGTTACAATGCTTTCTTATGCTACAGGGTTTTGCACGTCTGAGTGCTGTTTATGGTGGTACTTACATGTTAAATAAGCCAGAGTGCAAGGTCTGCTTTATCACCTCCCTTGCCATAGCTCACATAATTTGGATGACAAGAGAATGCTCTCCTATTCACCTGTGCTACCTCATTTGTATAGGTTGAATTGGATATGGAAGGGAAAGTGTGTGGTGTTACATCAGAAGGTGAAACTGCAAAGTGCAAGAAGGTTGTCTGTGATCCTTCGTATTTACCCAACAAGGTGAATACTCTTTCCCTGTATTCAGTTTTTAAAAGGTTCAGATGGTCATGTCAGTGCCATATACTTTTATTTTGATATATCACAAGCTAATTGCCTGCAACTtcagatcttttttttttctcttttttcttcccaTCTTGAGAAGGTCTTAGTAACTACAACGCCTTCTGGTGTTTTTGCTGTATGTTTTTCCCCCAGTTCTGGTGTCATGCTAATGTTTGTCAACAGGTTAGGAAGATCGGTAGAGTCGTACGTGCAATTGCTATTATGAGCCACCCAATCCCAAATACAAATGAGTCCCACTCAGTTCAGATTATTTTGCCGCAGAAACAACTTGGACGCAAGTCAGACATGTGAGGCTTTTCTCATGCTCAAATAATTTTCATTTCATAAATTACTAGATTTACTTGCACACTTTTATCAAATGGATCGCTATGCTAGCCTCAGTTATGACATTTCTGTTGGTATTATCTTGTTAGGTATGTTTTCTGTTCCTCATACACACACAATGTTGCGCCAAGAGGGAAGTTCATTGCATTTGTGTCTGCCGAAGCAGAGACGGATAATCCCCAGTCTGAGCTAAAGCCTGGAATTGATCTACTTGGCTCTGTCGATGAGCTATTTTATGATATCTATGACAGATATGAACCAGTGAATGAACCATCTCTTGATAATTGCTTTGTCTCAACAGTAAGATTTGCAGTATATGATAATAAAATGAATATGAAATTTCACTGCTTTGGACTTACTACCAAATCTTTAAGGCGGTTTCTCTGTGCAGAGCTATGATGCCACCACACATTTTGAGACAACTGTGACAGACGTTCTTAACATGTATACAATGATCACTGGAAAGGTAACATTCACTTCATCTTTATTTTCTCCATAGGACTGAATGTAGCTAGGAGTAGTCTTTGGTTAGTCTAATGTGCCAAATGTTATTCAAATCTTATACTTGCTCAAAAAAGATCTGCAATGCTTTTATGCAGTAGTTACAGCTAACTGTgcattattaatatattatcgtGACATGAACATTTGTAGCTTATTTGGAGCGGATCTAGATACCTAGAGAGTAGGGACTGCGTATTGACTCACATGTTCTGCTGTTATATATGCTAAGC includes:
- the LOC133928893 gene encoding guanosine nucleotide diphosphate dissociation inhibitor 2-like, whose amino-acid sequence is MDEEYDVIVLGTGLKECILSGLLSVDGLKVLHMDRNDYYGGDSTSLNLNQLWKKFRGEDKPPAHLGASRDYNVDMVPKFMMANGTLVRTLIHTDVTKYLSFKAVDGSYVFSKGKIYKVPATDMEALKSPLMGLFEKRRARNFFIYVQDYNEADPKTHQGLDLTRVTARELIAKYGLSDDTVDFIGHALALHRDDRYLDEPALDTIKRMKLYAESLARFQGGSPYIYPLYGLGELPQGFARLSAVYGGTYMLNKPECKVELDMEGKVCGVTSEGETAKCKKVVCDPSYLPNKVRKIGRVVRAIAIMSHPIPNTNESHSVQIILPQKQLGRKSDMYVFCSSYTHNVAPRGKFIAFVSAEAETDNPQSELKPGIDLLGSVDELFYDIYDRYEPVNEPSLDNCFVSTSYDATTHFETTVTDVLNMYTMITGKTVDLSVDLSAASAAEEY